The Flavobacterium sp. K5-23 genome segment TTTTACACTTGATTTAAAATTCCTGATGCAATAATAAAGCAACGTATTGTAATTGAAAGTCTTCCCTGATTCTTTTTCAATCCAATCTTTAAGCTCAACATAGCCTTGAAGTCCATTTTGAGGGTCGTTGAGTTTTGTTTCCAACATATTGTGTTCAATAGCATTAAAAGCCGACGGCTTAAAACCTGTTTTTTGATGCTTCATCAAACCCTCAATTCCAGAATTAAGGTATAATGTCCTCCAATTCTGAACGCTATTAGGGTCAACCACAGCTAATTTAGCAACCTCACGTTTAGAAATCCCTACTTTTTCGTTTTGCTTCAAAATCAGCAGAACTCTCAAACGTTGACCAATAAACGGAATAGATTGTTTGAGCAGATTTTTTATTTCTTTTTCGGTTTCCTTAATTACCAAAATTTTTGCATGCGCCATGATTACTTTTATAATATAGTCCAAATATAACATAAAAAAACCAATTATCAAAATTGGTATATATTATATTTTCGTTTGGTATAATTTAAGCGCAATGCAAATGGCATTAGAAAACAATCAAGCTCCAATGATACACCACTCTGATAGAGGTAGTCAGTATATTTACAATGAATATATAGCTCTTCTCAAAGTGAGTGGATGCGAAATCAGCATGGCATTGTCAGGACAAGACAATGCTTATGCAGAAAGGATTAACAGAACAATAAAAGAAGAGTATATAGACCATTGGAAACCTAAAACATTTGAACAATTAAAAAAGGATGTAGATAGAGCAGTTGAACATTATAATAATAAGAGACCTCATAACAACATAGGGAAATTAAGCCCTGTTGATTTTGAAAATAATTGGTTCAATAATCCTCTTTTTTCTAAGCCTATTATTACTATTTTTGACAATGATAAATTAATAGAAATCGGTCAACTTTAATTAGGGACGTGCATGATCAGTAATACTGCCAACTAATTACTGCCAACTGAACACTAAATAATCCCCTTCGCTTTCATTTCTATAATTACATCCGCAGCATTCTTAAATGTGGGTGCTTGTTCAACAATACTTCCCACTCTTTTCTTGTTGAGTTTAAAAGTGATATCATTTTCTGTAGTGAATAATAACGCGGTTAAAAACGGGTTATTCATATATGGAGCCAAAACGATAAAAGCTTCGTCAAGCGTATGGAAACTCTCTATTTCTTCGGTTTTGTATCGGGCTGTGACTGATAAAGTATAGCCGCCTTCTTCCAGTAAAACGGGTCTTACATAGATGTTTTTTAATTCCGTATCCCCAATGGTTTTAGCCAAAGTTAATTTAGCATAAGTACCGTTTTGGACACTTTCTTTTACTTTTTCCCAAAATTGAACGAATACAGGTTGAAAAGACATAAACTTATTTTTAAACGTTGGATTATTTTCCAATATCGATTTGCAAAATTAAGATTTGTAAATCAGAATTACAGTCTATTAAATGAAAATTTAAACTGTGAATAACTTTATTAAACAAAAACCGCCCATTCTCAATGTGAATGGGCGGTTTGTTATTTATTTTTAACTTGAAAACAGCAAAAAGGATTTTCAAGTTGTAAAGGATTATTCTCCCGTAAACACTGCTTTCCTTTTTTCTAAAAAGGCAGTTGTTCCTTCTTTGAAATCTCCGGTACCAAAACATTTTCCGAATGCTTTTATTTCGGTTTCATATCCGTTTTCTCCGTCTTTAAAATTAGCATTAATTGCGTTGATGGCTTTAGTAATGGCCAAAGGAGAGTTTTTCATAATTCGTTGAGCGATACCATTACAATAATCTAAAAGTTCAGCTTGAGGAACCACGTGGTTTACTAATCCTGTCCTGTAAGCTTCGTCAGCAGTTACCATTCCGGCTGTCATAATCATTTCCATAGCGCGTCCTTTACCTATCAATTGTGGTAAACGTTGGGTTCCTCCATATCCAGGAATTACTCCTAATGAAACTTCCGGCAATCCCATTTTGGCATTGTCAGAAGCGATTCTAAAATGACAGGCCATAGCCAGTTCTAATCCGCCTCCAAGTGCGAAACCATTCACTGCCGCAATTACAGGGATTTTTAAGTTCTCAACAAAGTTGAATAATATTTCTTGTCCTTGTGCGGCTAATTGAACTCCTTCTTCTATTGAAAAGTGAGCAAATTCAGCGATATCAGCACCAGCTACAAAAGCTTTTTCTCCGCTACCAGTTAAAATAATTACACGCGTATCGTAACTTTTCTCCAAAGTTTCAAAGGCGCTGTGTAATTCTAATATCGTTGCTTTGTTTAATGCATTGAGTTTAGTAGGACGATTTATAGTTATGGTTGTAATGTTATTTTCGGTAGCGATTAAAATGTTTTCGTAGTTCATTATAATGATTTAAGAGTTAGTTATTGGAAGGCTAACCGTAAAACGAGTTCCTTTTCCAAGTTCAGTATCAAAGGTAATTGTTCCTTTGTAATTTTCAATAATATTTTTAATAATACCTAGACCTAAGCCCATTCCACTGCTTTTGGTGGTAAATTTAGGTTCGAATATTCGGCTTATATCCTGAGGGTTTATTCCTATTCCGTTGTCTTCCACAGTAATCAATACATTGTTTGACTCTTTGTTTACAGTCACAAAGATTACCTTATTTTCCTGTTCCTCGGGAATAGATTGAATAGCGTTTTTGACCAAATTTGTAATGATACGAATAAGTTGGGTACGGTCTATTTTCGAAATAATCTCTGGTGATTCACTTTTAAAAATGATAAGTTCGTCATTAAAAATGTCTAATGCCAGTTCAACGACATCTACCACATTCAGTGTTTCGTTTTGTTGGGCCGGCATGGAAGCAAAATTCGAAAAAGCAGAAGCAACTGCATTCATTGTGTCAATTTGCTGTATTAATGTTTCTGAGTAATCCTTCATTTTTCGCATTATTTCTGGATCATTCGGGTTGAATTTTCTTTCGAAACTCTGTACCGTCAAACGCATTGGAGTAAGCGGGTTTTTGATTTCGTGTGCCACTTGTTTGGCCATTTCGCGCCAAGCTTCTTCTCGTTCACTCTGGGCTAGTTTTACGGCGCTTATTTCTAGTTCATCAACCATTCGATTATAAGCGGTAATCAACAGATTAATTTCTTTACTGCTGGCTTCCAAAACAATTTTCTTGTTCTTTTGATTCAAACTTGTTTCGTTCAGCCTGTCGGAAATCGTTTTTAGTGATTTTGTTATATAGGAAGAAAGAAAATAGGCCAGTGCAAAAGCGACAATCAGCATAAAAGAATACACTTGTCCTAATCGAATAAGGAAATTGTTTAGCTCATTTTGATAAAAACTTTCGTCTTCCAGATAAGGCAGGTTTAAAACACCCAAAGGCTTGAATTTATCATCTTTTATCTGGCTAAAAGAAGATCTTTTCTTCGTTCCATCTATGGTTTTAATATCAACATATCGTTTTTCTATTGAAGAACGCACGAGTTTTAAAATGTATTTTGGAATAGGAGGCGCTTCTTTGTCAACAGAGAAAGATTCTTTGGAGGATTTTAAAAGTTGGCCATCCAGACCATAAATATTTATCTCTATGTTGTGAATATGCGCCAGTTCATGAATTTTATCCTTGAAAATAAGGTCTAAATTCTCAGTGGTTAACGGGTACGTTGTTGTTGAAAGCACATAATTAATATGTTCTTTTATCGCGTTTTCCTTGCGTTCCAGTCGTTCCTGATGGTATTCTTTGGCTTCGTTTTTAAATTGAATAATCGATATGGTGGCCAGCAAAACAGATGCTACCACAATAAGTACGATCATCGAAAGGAATATTCGAATTCGCAGCGAAAGCATAGATATTTTGAAGCCTTTTAACATAGTGTTCAGTATTCAGATTTCTTAGTGTTCAGTATTTAAATTTTCAATATTCAGTATTTCTACTGATTACTAAAGTTCTGCTTACTGATCACTATTTTTCTCACGAATTCGTTTGTAAAATTTAAACCCTAACATTATAGTTATCGAAAATAAAAATATCCCGACAACTCCGTAAATCCAGTTCACGGCATTTTTTAAAATTACTAAAAATACTACTGCAAAAAGAATTATTGTTGCGCCTTCATTCCACAATCGCATAAAAGTAGTTGTGTGTTTTACTTCGTCATTTTGTAATTGCGTGAATATCTGCTGGCATTTTCCATGGTATAAGTACAACAAGAATACAAATCCAAGTTTTACGTGCATCCAGGGCATTTGTAGCCATATTGCTCCAGCATCAGTGAAAAACAACATCCAAAAAGCAAATATACTTGCCAATACCGCTGAAGGCCAAGTGATGATATACCACAAGCGATAGGTCATTATTTTGTATTGTTTTTGTAATATTTCTTTTTCAGGTGAAGGTTTGTCTGCAGCTTCAATTTGGTAAACAAACAAGCGTACGATATAAAACAAACCGGCAAACCAGGTAATTACAAAAATAAGGTGCAGGGATTTTAAGTAATTATAATATTCCATCACTATTTATTATTTGGCGGAAGCCCATTCATTAATCCAGTTACTTACCGTTTTACACCAATCATCGCTGTCGTTTAAACAAGGTACCGCCGTGAATTCTTCACCTCCATGCGCTTTAAATTCGTGATTTGCTTCCATAGCTATTTCTTCTAATG includes the following:
- a CDS encoding integrase core domain-containing protein, translated to MALENNQAPMIHHSDRGSQYIYNEYIALLKVSGCEISMALSGQDNAYAERINRTIKEEYIDHWKPKTFEQLKKDVDRAVEHYNNKRPHNNIGKLSPVDFENNWFNNPLFSKPIITIFDNDKLIEIGQL
- a CDS encoding enoyl-CoA hydratase/isomerase family protein, whose protein sequence is MNYENILIATENNITTITINRPTKLNALNKATILELHSAFETLEKSYDTRVIILTGSGEKAFVAGADIAEFAHFSIEEGVQLAAQGQEILFNFVENLKIPVIAAVNGFALGGGLELAMACHFRIASDNAKMGLPEVSLGVIPGYGGTQRLPQLIGKGRAMEMIMTAGMVTADEAYRTGLVNHVVPQAELLDYCNGIAQRIMKNSPLAITKAINAINANFKDGENGYETEIKAFGKCFGTGDFKEGTTAFLEKRKAVFTGE
- a CDS encoding ATP-binding protein; translated protein: MIVLIVVASVLLATISIIQFKNEAKEYHQERLERKENAIKEHINYVLSTTTYPLTTENLDLIFKDKIHELAHIHNIEINIYGLDGQLLKSSKESFSVDKEAPPIPKYILKLVRSSIEKRYVDIKTIDGTKKRSSFSQIKDDKFKPLGVLNLPYLEDESFYQNELNNFLIRLGQVYSFMLIVAFALAYFLSSYITKSLKTISDRLNETSLNQKNKKIVLEASSKEINLLITAYNRMVDELEISAVKLAQSEREEAWREMAKQVAHEIKNPLTPMRLTVQSFERKFNPNDPEIMRKMKDYSETLIQQIDTMNAVASAFSNFASMPAQQNETLNVVDVVELALDIFNDELIIFKSESPEIISKIDRTQLIRIITNLVKNAIQSIPEEQENKVIFVTVNKESNNVLITVEDNGIGINPQDISRIFEPKFTTKSSGMGLGLGIIKNIIENYKGTITFDTELGKGTRFTVSLPITNS
- a CDS encoding CopD family protein, with the translated sequence MEYYNYLKSLHLIFVITWFAGLFYIVRLFVYQIEAADKPSPEKEILQKQYKIMTYRLWYIITWPSAVLASIFAFWMLFFTDAGAIWLQMPWMHVKLGFVFLLYLYHGKCQQIFTQLQNDEVKHTTTFMRLWNEGATIILFAVVFLVILKNAVNWIYGVVGIFLFSITIMLGFKFYKRIREKNSDQ